A genomic region of Castor canadensis chromosome 16, mCasCan1.hap1v2, whole genome shotgun sequence contains the following coding sequences:
- the Ppp1r13l gene encoding relA-associated inhibitor isoform X3, whose product MKNNKRPAAAGTMDSEAFQSARDLLDLNFQSLAMKHMDLKQMELDTAAAKVDELTKQLESLWSDSPAPPGPQAGVSPRMSRYSSSPVPEPFGNRGFPRKAATDNADTPFGRSESAPSLHPYSPMSPKARPSSPRTPLYLQPDAYGSLDRAPSPRPRAFEGAGSTLGRAPSPRPGSGPLRQQGPPTPFDFLGRAGSPRGSPLAEGPQAFFPERGPSPRPPAAAYDSPQALGSPLLGAGGSAFAPPLRAQDDLTLRRRPPKAWNESDLDVAYEKKSSQTASYERLDAFARPASPGLQLLPWRESSLDGLGATVKVNQGKDNLTSATLPRNYKVSPLASDRRSDVGSYRRSLGSSGPSGTLPRSWQPVSRIPMPPAAPQPRSAPRQRPIPLSMIFKLQNAFWEHGASRAMIPGSPIFSRAPPPKLPPQPQPPPQPQPQMPPQPQPQPQPQAQAPAPALQPPQQTWPPVNEGLLKPPTELEPEPELEGLLTPVLEAGDADEGTVTRPLSPTRLQPALPPEAQSVPELEEVARVLAEIPRPLKRRGSMEQSPAVALPPTHKKQYQQIISRLFHRHGGPGPGGPEPELSTITEGSEARAGPPAPAPPAPIPTPAPPQSNPPEQPQSTEMRSVLRKAGSPRKARRARLNPLVLLLDAALTGELDVVQQAVKEMNDPSQPNEEGITALHNAICGANYPIVDFLIAAGANVNSPDSHGWTPLHCAASCNDTAICTALVQHGAAIFATTLSDGATAIEKCDPYREGYTDCATYLADVEQSMGLMHSGAVYALWDYSAEFGDELSFREGESVTVLRRDGPEETDWWWAALHGQEGYVPRNYFGLFPRVKPQRNKV is encoded by the exons GCGCCCCGCTGCGGCCGGCACCATGGACAGCGAGGCGTTCCAGAGCGCGCGGGACCTTCTGGACCTGAATTTCCAGT CGCTGGCCATGAAACACATGGATCTGAAGCAGATGGAGCTGGACACGGCGGCGGCCAAGGTGGACGAACTGACCAAGCAGCTGGAGTCGCTGTGGTCAGACTCGCCAGCGCCTCCTGGCCCGCAGGCCGGAGTCTCCCCTAGG ATGTCTCGCTACAGCTCCAGTCCGGTCCCCGAGCCTTTTGGGAACCGAGGGTTCCCCCGGAAGGCAGCCACCGACAATGCAGACACCCCGTTCGGACGCTCCGAGAGTGCTCCGTCCCTGCACCCTTACAGTCCTATGTCCCCCAAGGCCCGGCCGTCGTCCCCGCGCACCCCGCTCTACCTGCAGCCGGACGCCTACGGCAGCCTGGACCGCGCGCCCTCGCCCCGGCCCCGCGCCTTCGAGGGCGCGGGCAGCACCCTTGGTCGTGCGCCCTCCCCGCGGCCGGGGTCAGGCCCACTCCGCCAGCAAGGTCCCCCCACGCCCTTCGACTTCCTGGGCCGGGCGGGATCCCCCCGAGGCAGCCCGTTAGCCGAGGGTCCCCAGGCCTTCTTCCCGGAGCGCGGACCTTCGCCGCGCCCGCCCGCCGCAGCCTATGACTCGCCGCAGGCCCTCGGGAGCCCGCTGCTGGGCGCGGGCGGCAGCGCCTTCGCTCCGCCTCTGCGCGCGCAAG ATGACCTGACCCTGCGTCGGCGGCCCCCGAAAGCCTGGAACGAGTCTGACCTGGACGTGGCGTACGAGAAGAAATCTTCGCAGACGGCTAGTTATGAAC GCCTGGATGCCTTCGCGCGGCCCGCCTCGCCTGGCCTGCAGCTGTTGCCATGGAGAGAGAGCAGCCTGGATGGGCTGGGGGCCACGGTCAAGGTGAACCAGGGCAAG gaCAACCTCACCAGTGCCACCCTGCCTCGCAATTACAAGGTGTCCCCGCTGGCCAGCGACAGGCGCTCCGATGTAGGCAGCTACCGCCGCTCGCTGGGCTCCTCAGGGCCCTCTGGCACCTTGCCCCGCAGCTGGCAGCCCGTCAGCCGCATCCCCATGCCCCCCGCAGCCCCGCAGCCCCGCAGCGCCCCGCGCCAGCGCCCCATTCCGCTCAGCATGATCTTCAAGCTGCAGAACGCCTTCTGGGAGCATGGGGCCAGCAGGGCCATGATCCCCGGGTCCCCCATCTTCTCCCGAGCACCCCCACCAAAGCTGCCTCCCCAGCCCCAGCCACCCCCACAACCCCAACCCCAGATGCCCCCCCAGCCCCAACCCCAGCCTCAGCCCCAGGCCCAGGCCCCAGCTCCAGCCCTGCAGCCCCCTCAACAGACTTGGCCCCCTGTGAACGAAG GCCTCCTCAAGCCCCCCACTGAGCTGGAGCCTGAGCCTGAGCTAGAGGGGCTGCTGACACCAGTGTTGGAGGCTGGGGATGCAGATGAAGGCACTGTGACTCGGCCCCTCAGCCCCACAAGGCTGCAGCCAGCGCTGCCACCAGAGGCCCAGTCGGTGCCCGAGCTAGAGGAAGTGGCAAGAGTGCTGGCAGAGATTCCTCGGCCCCTCAAACGCAGGGGCTCCATGGAGCAGAGCCCCGCCGTGGCCCTGCCCCCCACCCACAAGAAGCAGTACCAGCAGATCATCAGCCGCCTCTTTCACCGGCATGGTGGGCCAGGGCCTGGGGGCCCTGAGCCAGAGCTATCTACCATCACCGAGGGATCTGAGGCCAGGGCTGGACCTCCTGCTCCTGCCCCACCtgctcccatccccaccccagccccaccccagagCAACCCACCAGAGCAGCCTCAGAGCACG GAGATGCGCTCTGTGCTGCGGAAAGCCGGATCCCCGCGCAAGGCCCGGCGCGCGCGCCTCAACCCGCTGGTGCTGCTGCTGGACGCGGCGCTGACCGGGGAGCTGGACGTGGTGCAGCAGGCGGTGAAGGAG ATGAACGACCCTAGCCAGCCCAACGAGGAGGGCATCACCGCCCTGCACAACGCCATCTGTGGCGCCAACTATCCCATCGTGGACTTCCTCATCGCTGCGGGCGCCAATGTCAACTCCCCCGACAGCCACGGCTG GACACCGCTGCACTGCGCGGCCTCCTGCAACGACACGGCCATCTGCACGGCGCTGGTGCAGCACGGCGCCGCAATCTTTGCCACCACGCTCAGCGATGGTGCCACTGCCATCGAGAAGTGCGACCCCTACCGCGAGGGCTACACCGACTGTGCCACCTACCTGGCAG ACGTGGAGCAGAGCATGGGGCTGATGCACAGCGGGGCGGTGTACGCCCTCTGGGACTACAGCGCCGAGTTCGGGGACGAGCTGTCCTTCCGCGAGGGCGAGTCGGTCACGGTGCTGCGGAGGGACGGCCCGGAGGAGACCGACTGGTGGTGGGCAGCGCTGCATGGCCAGGAGGGCTACGTGCCGCGCAACTACTTCGGG CTCTTCCCCAGGGTGAAGCCTCAGAGGAACAAAGTCTAG
- the Ppp1r13l gene encoding relA-associated inhibitor isoform X1: MDSEAFQSARDLLDLNFQSLAMKHMDLKQMELDTAAAKVDELTKQLESLWSDSPAPPGPQAGVSPRMSRYSSSPVPEPFGNRGFPRKAATDNADTPFGRSESAPSLHPYSPMSPKARPSSPRTPLYLQPDAYGSLDRAPSPRPRAFEGAGSTLGRAPSPRPGSGPLRQQGPPTPFDFLGRAGSPRGSPLAEGPQAFFPERGPSPRPPAAAYDSPQALGSPLLGAGGSAFAPPLRAQDDLTLRRRPPKAWNESDLDVAYEKKSSQTASYERLDAFARPASPGLQLLPWRESSLDGLGATVKVNQGKDNLTSATLPRNYKVSPLASDRRSDVGSYRRSLGSSGPSGTLPRSWQPVSRIPMPPAAPQPRSAPRQRPIPLSMIFKLQNAFWEHGASRAMIPGSPIFSRAPPPKLPPQPQPPPQPQPQMPPQPQPQPQPQAQAPAPALQPPQQTWPPVNEGLLKPPTELEPEPELEGLLTPVLEAGDADEGTVTRPLSPTRLQPALPPEAQSVPELEEVARVLAEIPRPLKRRGSMEQSPAVALPPTHKKQYQQIISRLFHRHGGPGPGGPEPELSTITEGSEARAGPPAPAPPAPIPTPAPPQSNPPEQPQSTEMRSVLRKAGSPRKARRARLNPLVLLLDAALTGELDVVQQAVKEMNDPSQPNEEGITALHNAICGANYPIVDFLIAAGANVNSPDSHGWTPLHCAASCNDTAICTALVQHGAAIFATTLSDGATAIEKCDPYREGYTDCATYLADVEQSMGLMHSGAVYALWDYSAEFGDELSFREGESVTVLRRDGPEETDWWWAALHGQEGYVPRNYFGLFPRVKPQRNKV, encoded by the exons ATGGACAGCGAGGCGTTCCAGAGCGCGCGGGACCTTCTGGACCTGAATTTCCAGT CGCTGGCCATGAAACACATGGATCTGAAGCAGATGGAGCTGGACACGGCGGCGGCCAAGGTGGACGAACTGACCAAGCAGCTGGAGTCGCTGTGGTCAGACTCGCCAGCGCCTCCTGGCCCGCAGGCCGGAGTCTCCCCTAGG ATGTCTCGCTACAGCTCCAGTCCGGTCCCCGAGCCTTTTGGGAACCGAGGGTTCCCCCGGAAGGCAGCCACCGACAATGCAGACACCCCGTTCGGACGCTCCGAGAGTGCTCCGTCCCTGCACCCTTACAGTCCTATGTCCCCCAAGGCCCGGCCGTCGTCCCCGCGCACCCCGCTCTACCTGCAGCCGGACGCCTACGGCAGCCTGGACCGCGCGCCCTCGCCCCGGCCCCGCGCCTTCGAGGGCGCGGGCAGCACCCTTGGTCGTGCGCCCTCCCCGCGGCCGGGGTCAGGCCCACTCCGCCAGCAAGGTCCCCCCACGCCCTTCGACTTCCTGGGCCGGGCGGGATCCCCCCGAGGCAGCCCGTTAGCCGAGGGTCCCCAGGCCTTCTTCCCGGAGCGCGGACCTTCGCCGCGCCCGCCCGCCGCAGCCTATGACTCGCCGCAGGCCCTCGGGAGCCCGCTGCTGGGCGCGGGCGGCAGCGCCTTCGCTCCGCCTCTGCGCGCGCAAG ATGACCTGACCCTGCGTCGGCGGCCCCCGAAAGCCTGGAACGAGTCTGACCTGGACGTGGCGTACGAGAAGAAATCTTCGCAGACGGCTAGTTATGAAC GCCTGGATGCCTTCGCGCGGCCCGCCTCGCCTGGCCTGCAGCTGTTGCCATGGAGAGAGAGCAGCCTGGATGGGCTGGGGGCCACGGTCAAGGTGAACCAGGGCAAG gaCAACCTCACCAGTGCCACCCTGCCTCGCAATTACAAGGTGTCCCCGCTGGCCAGCGACAGGCGCTCCGATGTAGGCAGCTACCGCCGCTCGCTGGGCTCCTCAGGGCCCTCTGGCACCTTGCCCCGCAGCTGGCAGCCCGTCAGCCGCATCCCCATGCCCCCCGCAGCCCCGCAGCCCCGCAGCGCCCCGCGCCAGCGCCCCATTCCGCTCAGCATGATCTTCAAGCTGCAGAACGCCTTCTGGGAGCATGGGGCCAGCAGGGCCATGATCCCCGGGTCCCCCATCTTCTCCCGAGCACCCCCACCAAAGCTGCCTCCCCAGCCCCAGCCACCCCCACAACCCCAACCCCAGATGCCCCCCCAGCCCCAACCCCAGCCTCAGCCCCAGGCCCAGGCCCCAGCTCCAGCCCTGCAGCCCCCTCAACAGACTTGGCCCCCTGTGAACGAAG GCCTCCTCAAGCCCCCCACTGAGCTGGAGCCTGAGCCTGAGCTAGAGGGGCTGCTGACACCAGTGTTGGAGGCTGGGGATGCAGATGAAGGCACTGTGACTCGGCCCCTCAGCCCCACAAGGCTGCAGCCAGCGCTGCCACCAGAGGCCCAGTCGGTGCCCGAGCTAGAGGAAGTGGCAAGAGTGCTGGCAGAGATTCCTCGGCCCCTCAAACGCAGGGGCTCCATGGAGCAGAGCCCCGCCGTGGCCCTGCCCCCCACCCACAAGAAGCAGTACCAGCAGATCATCAGCCGCCTCTTTCACCGGCATGGTGGGCCAGGGCCTGGGGGCCCTGAGCCAGAGCTATCTACCATCACCGAGGGATCTGAGGCCAGGGCTGGACCTCCTGCTCCTGCCCCACCtgctcccatccccaccccagccccaccccagagCAACCCACCAGAGCAGCCTCAGAGCACG GAGATGCGCTCTGTGCTGCGGAAAGCCGGATCCCCGCGCAAGGCCCGGCGCGCGCGCCTCAACCCGCTGGTGCTGCTGCTGGACGCGGCGCTGACCGGGGAGCTGGACGTGGTGCAGCAGGCGGTGAAGGAG ATGAACGACCCTAGCCAGCCCAACGAGGAGGGCATCACCGCCCTGCACAACGCCATCTGTGGCGCCAACTATCCCATCGTGGACTTCCTCATCGCTGCGGGCGCCAATGTCAACTCCCCCGACAGCCACGGCTG GACACCGCTGCACTGCGCGGCCTCCTGCAACGACACGGCCATCTGCACGGCGCTGGTGCAGCACGGCGCCGCAATCTTTGCCACCACGCTCAGCGATGGTGCCACTGCCATCGAGAAGTGCGACCCCTACCGCGAGGGCTACACCGACTGTGCCACCTACCTGGCAG ACGTGGAGCAGAGCATGGGGCTGATGCACAGCGGGGCGGTGTACGCCCTCTGGGACTACAGCGCCGAGTTCGGGGACGAGCTGTCCTTCCGCGAGGGCGAGTCGGTCACGGTGCTGCGGAGGGACGGCCCGGAGGAGACCGACTGGTGGTGGGCAGCGCTGCATGGCCAGGAGGGCTACGTGCCGCGCAACTACTTCGGG CTCTTCCCCAGGGTGAAGCCTCAGAGGAACAAAGTCTAG
- the Ppp1r13l gene encoding relA-associated inhibitor isoform X2 — translation MDCEWQSQCLTLRPAPPGLQIPRCSRCPRPPSPCGTRLPPARVTSSNLFPAPDPPRSPLPAAGAGAGGSPPVPGSAPDPRPAAAGTMDSEAFQSARDLLDLNFQSLAMKHMDLKQMELDTAAAKVDELTKQLESLWSDSPAPPGPQAGVSPRMSRYSSSPVPEPFGNRGFPRKAATDNADTPFGRSESAPSLHPYSPMSPKARPSSPRTPLYLQPDAYGSLDRAPSPRPRAFEGAGSTLGRAPSPRPGSGPLRQQGPPTPFDFLGRAGSPRGSPLAEGPQAFFPERGPSPRPPAAAYDSPQALGSPLLGAGGSAFAPPLRAQDDLTLRRRPPKAWNESDLDVAYEKKSSQTASYERLDAFARPASPGLQLLPWRESSLDGLGATVKVNQGKDNLTSATLPRNYKVSPLASDRRSDVGSYRRSLGSSGPSGTLPRSWQPVSRIPMPPAAPQPRSAPRQRPIPLSMIFKLQNAFWEHGASRAMIPGSPIFSRAPPPKLPPQPQPPPQPQPQMPPQPQPQPQPQAQAPAPALQPPQQTWPPVNEGLLKPPTELEPEPELEGLLTPVLEAGDADEGTVTRPLSPTRLQPALPPEAQSVPELEEVARVLAEIPRPLKRRGSMEQSPAVALPPTHKKQYQQIISRLFHRHGGPGPGGPEPELSTITEGSEARAGPPAPAPPAPIPTPAPPQSNPPEQPQSTEMRSVLRKAGSPRKARRARLNPLVLLLDAALTGELDVVQQAVKEMNDPSQPNEEGITALHNAICGANYPIVDFLIAAGANVNSPDSHGWTPLHCAASCNDTAICTALVQHGAAIFATTLSDGATAIEKCDPYREGYTDCATYLADVEQSMGLMHSGAVYALWDYSAEFGDELSFREGESVTVLRRDGPEETDWWWAALHGQEGYVPRNYFGLFPRVKPQRNKV, via the exons GCGCCCCGCTGCGGCCGGCACCATGGACAGCGAGGCGTTCCAGAGCGCGCGGGACCTTCTGGACCTGAATTTCCAGT CGCTGGCCATGAAACACATGGATCTGAAGCAGATGGAGCTGGACACGGCGGCGGCCAAGGTGGACGAACTGACCAAGCAGCTGGAGTCGCTGTGGTCAGACTCGCCAGCGCCTCCTGGCCCGCAGGCCGGAGTCTCCCCTAGG ATGTCTCGCTACAGCTCCAGTCCGGTCCCCGAGCCTTTTGGGAACCGAGGGTTCCCCCGGAAGGCAGCCACCGACAATGCAGACACCCCGTTCGGACGCTCCGAGAGTGCTCCGTCCCTGCACCCTTACAGTCCTATGTCCCCCAAGGCCCGGCCGTCGTCCCCGCGCACCCCGCTCTACCTGCAGCCGGACGCCTACGGCAGCCTGGACCGCGCGCCCTCGCCCCGGCCCCGCGCCTTCGAGGGCGCGGGCAGCACCCTTGGTCGTGCGCCCTCCCCGCGGCCGGGGTCAGGCCCACTCCGCCAGCAAGGTCCCCCCACGCCCTTCGACTTCCTGGGCCGGGCGGGATCCCCCCGAGGCAGCCCGTTAGCCGAGGGTCCCCAGGCCTTCTTCCCGGAGCGCGGACCTTCGCCGCGCCCGCCCGCCGCAGCCTATGACTCGCCGCAGGCCCTCGGGAGCCCGCTGCTGGGCGCGGGCGGCAGCGCCTTCGCTCCGCCTCTGCGCGCGCAAG ATGACCTGACCCTGCGTCGGCGGCCCCCGAAAGCCTGGAACGAGTCTGACCTGGACGTGGCGTACGAGAAGAAATCTTCGCAGACGGCTAGTTATGAAC GCCTGGATGCCTTCGCGCGGCCCGCCTCGCCTGGCCTGCAGCTGTTGCCATGGAGAGAGAGCAGCCTGGATGGGCTGGGGGCCACGGTCAAGGTGAACCAGGGCAAG gaCAACCTCACCAGTGCCACCCTGCCTCGCAATTACAAGGTGTCCCCGCTGGCCAGCGACAGGCGCTCCGATGTAGGCAGCTACCGCCGCTCGCTGGGCTCCTCAGGGCCCTCTGGCACCTTGCCCCGCAGCTGGCAGCCCGTCAGCCGCATCCCCATGCCCCCCGCAGCCCCGCAGCCCCGCAGCGCCCCGCGCCAGCGCCCCATTCCGCTCAGCATGATCTTCAAGCTGCAGAACGCCTTCTGGGAGCATGGGGCCAGCAGGGCCATGATCCCCGGGTCCCCCATCTTCTCCCGAGCACCCCCACCAAAGCTGCCTCCCCAGCCCCAGCCACCCCCACAACCCCAACCCCAGATGCCCCCCCAGCCCCAACCCCAGCCTCAGCCCCAGGCCCAGGCCCCAGCTCCAGCCCTGCAGCCCCCTCAACAGACTTGGCCCCCTGTGAACGAAG GCCTCCTCAAGCCCCCCACTGAGCTGGAGCCTGAGCCTGAGCTAGAGGGGCTGCTGACACCAGTGTTGGAGGCTGGGGATGCAGATGAAGGCACTGTGACTCGGCCCCTCAGCCCCACAAGGCTGCAGCCAGCGCTGCCACCAGAGGCCCAGTCGGTGCCCGAGCTAGAGGAAGTGGCAAGAGTGCTGGCAGAGATTCCTCGGCCCCTCAAACGCAGGGGCTCCATGGAGCAGAGCCCCGCCGTGGCCCTGCCCCCCACCCACAAGAAGCAGTACCAGCAGATCATCAGCCGCCTCTTTCACCGGCATGGTGGGCCAGGGCCTGGGGGCCCTGAGCCAGAGCTATCTACCATCACCGAGGGATCTGAGGCCAGGGCTGGACCTCCTGCTCCTGCCCCACCtgctcccatccccaccccagccccaccccagagCAACCCACCAGAGCAGCCTCAGAGCACG GAGATGCGCTCTGTGCTGCGGAAAGCCGGATCCCCGCGCAAGGCCCGGCGCGCGCGCCTCAACCCGCTGGTGCTGCTGCTGGACGCGGCGCTGACCGGGGAGCTGGACGTGGTGCAGCAGGCGGTGAAGGAG ATGAACGACCCTAGCCAGCCCAACGAGGAGGGCATCACCGCCCTGCACAACGCCATCTGTGGCGCCAACTATCCCATCGTGGACTTCCTCATCGCTGCGGGCGCCAATGTCAACTCCCCCGACAGCCACGGCTG GACACCGCTGCACTGCGCGGCCTCCTGCAACGACACGGCCATCTGCACGGCGCTGGTGCAGCACGGCGCCGCAATCTTTGCCACCACGCTCAGCGATGGTGCCACTGCCATCGAGAAGTGCGACCCCTACCGCGAGGGCTACACCGACTGTGCCACCTACCTGGCAG ACGTGGAGCAGAGCATGGGGCTGATGCACAGCGGGGCGGTGTACGCCCTCTGGGACTACAGCGCCGAGTTCGGGGACGAGCTGTCCTTCCGCGAGGGCGAGTCGGTCACGGTGCTGCGGAGGGACGGCCCGGAGGAGACCGACTGGTGGTGGGCAGCGCTGCATGGCCAGGAGGGCTACGTGCCGCGCAACTACTTCGGG CTCTTCCCCAGGGTGAAGCCTCAGAGGAACAAAGTCTAG